A single Symbiobacterium thermophilum IAM 14863 DNA region contains:
- a CDS encoding D-alanine--D-alanine ligase family protein, translating into MCAKTRVYLLFGGRSGEHEVSLMSARNVLEALDRSKYEVIPVGITKEGRWLQVGDPLRALTEGVAAAGGRPVGLLGDPSYSGPVPLSDGLRPAAHDGPVVFFPVLHGTYGEDGTIQGLLEMANVPYVGCGVLASSVAMDKGVAKALFRQAGLEVGPYRVYLRRDWERHPEQIRADVSAHLRYPVFVKPANLGSSVGITKVKRPEDLDRAMDEAARFDRRIIVEQGIDAREIEVAVLGNDDPIASVPGEILPGAEFYDYTDKYFSGASQTRIPADLPDDLVEEFRRQAVVAFKAIDGSGMARVDFFLERGTNRIFINEVNTIPGFTNISMYPKLWEASGIGYGELLDRLIQLALERHADKNRNATSV; encoded by the coding sequence GGAGGCCCTGGACCGGAGCAAGTATGAGGTCATCCCCGTCGGCATCACCAAGGAGGGTCGCTGGCTCCAGGTGGGCGACCCGCTCCGGGCCCTGACCGAGGGGGTGGCGGCGGCGGGCGGCCGGCCGGTGGGGCTCCTGGGCGACCCGTCGTACTCCGGTCCGGTTCCCCTGTCCGACGGGCTCAGGCCTGCGGCCCACGACGGGCCCGTGGTCTTTTTCCCGGTGCTGCACGGTACATACGGCGAGGACGGCACGATCCAGGGGCTGTTGGAGATGGCCAACGTGCCCTACGTGGGCTGCGGCGTGCTGGCGTCCAGCGTCGCCATGGACAAGGGCGTGGCCAAGGCGCTCTTCCGCCAGGCCGGCCTCGAGGTGGGCCCCTACCGGGTCTACCTCCGGCGCGACTGGGAGCGCCACCCCGAGCAGATCCGGGCGGACGTCTCAGCGCACCTCCGCTACCCGGTGTTCGTCAAGCCGGCCAACCTGGGCTCGTCGGTGGGCATCACCAAGGTGAAGCGGCCGGAGGACCTGGACCGGGCCATGGATGAGGCCGCCCGCTTTGACCGGCGGATCATCGTCGAGCAGGGCATCGACGCGCGGGAGATCGAGGTCGCCGTTCTGGGCAACGACGACCCCATCGCCTCCGTCCCCGGCGAGATCCTGCCGGGGGCCGAGTTCTACGATTACACCGACAAGTACTTCAGCGGCGCGTCCCAGACCCGGATCCCGGCCGACCTTCCCGACGACCTGGTCGAGGAGTTCCGGCGCCAGGCGGTGGTGGCGTTCAAGGCCATCGACGGCTCCGGCATGGCCCGCGTGGACTTCTTCCTGGAACGGGGCACCAACCGCATCTTCATCAACGAGGTGAACACCATTCCCGGGTTCACCAACATCTCCATGTACCCCAAGCTCTGGGAGGCCTCGGGCATCGGTTACGGCGAGCTGCTGGACCGGCTGATCCAGCTCGCCCTGGAGCGGCATGCCGACAAAAACCGAAATGCCACCTCGGTTTAG
- a CDS encoding histidine triad nucleotide-binding protein, protein MAHDCVFCKIAAGEIPSSKVYEDEHVLAFRDINPVAPVHVLVIPKQHVPSVAEFGPEHDELLSRLFAAVRKVAAETGVAETGYRVVTNVGKDAGQQVFHVHLHVLGGRPLGPVA, encoded by the coding sequence ATGGCCCACGACTGCGTGTTCTGCAAGATCGCCGCCGGCGAGATCCCCTCCAGCAAGGTCTATGAGGACGAGCACGTCCTGGCCTTCCGCGACATCAACCCGGTCGCCCCTGTCCACGTGCTGGTCATCCCGAAGCAGCACGTGCCCTCCGTGGCAGAGTTCGGGCCGGAGCATGACGAACTTCTGAGCCGGCTGTTCGCGGCCGTCCGGAAGGTCGCGGCGGAGACCGGCGTGGCCGAGACGGGCTATCGGGTGGTAACCAACGTCGGGAAGGACGCCGGTCAGCAGGTGTTTCACGTCCACCTCCACGTGCTCGGCGGCCGTCCGCTCGGGCCGGTGGCCTGA
- the rpsU gene encoding 30S ribosomal protein S21, with translation MSEVKIGKNESLDSALRRFKRQLQRAGVLAEIRKREHYEKPSVKRKKKSEAARRRKYR, from the coding sequence ATGTCCGAGGTCAAAATCGGCAAGAATGAGTCGCTGGATAGCGCCCTTCGCCGTTTCAAGCGCCAGCTGCAGCGGGCCGGCGTGCTCGCCGAGATTCGCAAGCGTGAGCACTATGAGAAGCCCAGCGTGAAGCGCAAGAAGAAGAGCGAGGCGGCTCGCAGGCGCAAGTACCGCTGA
- a CDS encoding GatB/YqeY domain-containing protein: MNLNERLTEDMKAALKAGPAGKARLETIRFLRAAVKNAEIEKHAPLSDDEILGIITKQVKQLRESLADFQRSGRQDLVEKTEAEIAVLSEYLPEQLSADEVRDLARKVIAQVGAQGARDMGKVMGPLMAQVRGRADGKMVQQIVKELLG, translated from the coding sequence ATGAACCTGAATGAACGCCTCACCGAGGACATGAAGGCTGCCCTGAAGGCCGGCCCGGCCGGCAAGGCGCGGCTGGAGACCATTCGGTTTCTGCGGGCGGCGGTGAAGAACGCCGAGATCGAGAAGCACGCACCCCTCTCCGACGATGAGATCCTGGGCATCATCACCAAACAGGTGAAGCAGCTCCGCGAATCGCTGGCTGACTTCCAGCGGAGCGGCCGGCAGGACCTGGTCGAGAAGACCGAGGCGGAGATCGCCGTCCTGTCGGAGTACCTCCCGGAACAGTTGAGCGCAGACGAGGTGCGCGACCTGGCCCGCAAGGTCATCGCCCAGGTGGGCGCCCAGGGCGCCCGGGACATGGGCAAGGTCATGGGCCCGCTGATGGCCCAGGTCCGCGGCCGTGCGGATGGAAAGATGGTCCAGCAGATCGTCAAGGAGTTGCTCGGGTAG
- a CDS encoding 4Fe-4S dicluster domain-containing protein, with protein sequence MSAGKQTDRRGFFREGFRSLLRAFAETAQAAADEAAVRGAGGVRWLRPPGALPEAAFLLTCTRCGDCARACPAGAIRLLPESAGAAVGTPFIDPLMQPCDLCGRCMGACGPGALVPVAEPRQVRMGVAVIDPARCWAVQGSICDLCWQRCPFPDEAIRMVDGKPQVQPEQCTGCGQCAYVCVSTPPAITIQPRS encoded by the coding sequence GTGTCCGCCGGGAAGCAGACCGACCGCCGCGGTTTTTTCCGGGAAGGGTTCCGTAGCCTCCTGCGCGCCTTCGCCGAGACCGCGCAGGCGGCGGCCGACGAGGCGGCGGTGCGCGGCGCCGGTGGCGTTCGCTGGCTGCGCCCGCCGGGGGCCTTGCCCGAGGCCGCGTTCCTGCTCACCTGCACCCGCTGCGGGGACTGTGCCCGCGCCTGCCCCGCGGGCGCCATCCGGCTCCTGCCCGAGTCGGCGGGCGCGGCCGTGGGCACGCCCTTCATCGACCCGCTGATGCAGCCCTGCGACCTGTGCGGCCGCTGTATGGGCGCCTGCGGGCCGGGGGCCCTGGTGCCGGTTGCCGAACCCCGGCAGGTGCGGATGGGCGTGGCCGTGATCGATCCGGCCCGGTGCTGGGCCGTCCAGGGGTCGATCTGCGATCTGTGCTGGCAGCGGTGCCCCTTTCCGGACGAGGCGATCCGCATGGTGGACGGAAAGCCGCAGGTGCAGCCGGAGCAGTGCACCGGGTGCGGCCAGTGCGCCTACGTCTGCGTGAGCACGCCTCCGGCCATCACGATTCAACCTCGCAGCTGA
- a CDS encoding molybdopterin-binding protein produces the protein MYTLRMVPTEQAVGLMYAHDLTRIVPGEGKGPRFRRGQVVRPEDVPVLLAMGKEHLYVWEPHPGMLHEEEAALRLAEAGAGGGLRWDPPAEGKVSLRAAFRGLLRVDAARLEAINAIGDITIATLRDATLVEEDTVVAGCKVTPLLVAEEQIRRAEAMGRWIEVKPLAPLRAGLVVTGSEVYKGRIPDKFGPVVEEKLARFGCPVVYKAYSNDQAEMTAAKIREAVEAGAQMVLCTGGMSVDPDDATPGAIRRAGADVVTYGVPFLPGSMFLFAYLGDVPVMGLPGAVMWEKVTVFDVVLPRVLAGERLSKADFVRLGHGGLLPRE, from the coding sequence ATGTACACACTGCGCATGGTGCCCACCGAGCAGGCCGTCGGCCTGATGTACGCCCACGACCTGACCCGCATCGTCCCCGGGGAGGGGAAAGGACCGCGGTTCCGCCGCGGGCAGGTCGTCCGCCCCGAGGACGTCCCGGTGCTCCTGGCCATGGGCAAGGAGCACCTCTACGTCTGGGAGCCGCATCCCGGCATGCTGCACGAGGAGGAGGCCGCCCTGCGGCTGGCGGAGGCCGGCGCGGGCGGCGGGCTGCGCTGGGATCCTCCCGCGGAGGGGAAGGTGAGCCTGCGGGCGGCCTTCCGGGGCCTGCTGCGGGTGGATGCGGCCCGGCTGGAGGCCATCAACGCGATCGGCGACATCACCATCGCCACGCTGCGGGATGCAACGCTGGTGGAAGAGGACACCGTTGTGGCCGGCTGCAAGGTGACCCCGCTGCTGGTGGCGGAGGAGCAGATCCGGCGGGCGGAGGCCATGGGCCGCTGGATCGAGGTGAAGCCGCTGGCGCCGCTCAGGGCGGGCCTGGTGGTCACCGGGAGCGAGGTGTACAAGGGCCGGATTCCGGACAAGTTCGGACCGGTGGTGGAGGAGAAGCTGGCCCGCTTCGGCTGCCCGGTGGTCTACAAGGCCTACAGCAACGACCAGGCGGAGATGACCGCCGCGAAGATCCGGGAGGCCGTGGAAGCCGGCGCCCAGATGGTGCTCTGCACCGGCGGCATGTCGGTGGACCCCGACGACGCGACCCCGGGGGCGATTCGCCGGGCCGGCGCCGACGTGGTGACCTACGGCGTGCCTTTCCTGCCCGGGTCGATGTTCCTGTTCGCGTACCTGGGCGACGTGCCCGTCATGGGCCTGCCCGGCGCCGTCATGTGGGAGAAGGTGACGGTGTTT